From a region of the Triticum urartu cultivar G1812 unplaced genomic scaffold, Tu2.1 TuUngrouped_contig_4349, whole genome shotgun sequence genome:
- the LOC125527694 gene encoding uncharacterized protein LOC125527694 produces MEMEGEPSAILPLPVLVHDLGTRAEDSQTQYSISSQASSAAAGGVMRDHRCFETPQGWVLALDPASLQTFLFRPQDGERVRLPPLEEALPLRCKCLLSDSPTAKPGCAVVVVFDLDDSKMWTCSIGAASRWDSYRYQLTVFLDGDVPRDKNMAKCHGMAAVGGKIYYEMTGDELGFIRFNDDDGSPELDAIAVDMVDLPLSMPTAATYLVESCGDLFLVVIFFDGDNVHKIAEHAVYRMDFSKPAWRKVDSIGDDRAFLTLLVEIGLGSPVSGRRAPLLITLVVVVCEATAYIF; encoded by the coding sequence ATGGAGATGGAAGGCGAACCATCAGCGATCTTGCCGCTGCCGGTGCTCGTGCACGATCTTGGAACCCGTGCCGAAGATTCGCAGACGCAATACAGCATCTCAAGCCAAGCCTCGAGCGCGGCAGCCGGCGGCGTGATGCGAGACCACCGGTGTTTCGAGACCCCGCAGGGCTGGGTGCTCGCGCTGGACCCTGCCTCCCTGCAGACGTTCCTGTTCCGCCCTCAGGACGGCGAGAGGGTCCGGCTGCCGCCCTTGGAGGAGGCGCTCCCGCTGCGCTGCAAGTGCTTGCTCTCCGACAGTCCCACCGCGAAGCCAGGCTGCGCCGTCGTCGTGGTCTTTGATCTCGACGACAGCAAGATGTGGACGTGCAGCATCGGGGCGGCAAGCAGGTGGGACAGCTACCGCTACCAGCTCACCGTGTTCCTCGACGGCGACGTGCCCCGGGACAAGAACATGGCCAAGTGCCATGGCATGGCGGCCGTCGGCGGCAAGATTTACTACGAGATGACCGGCGACGAGCTCGGGTTCATCCGTTTCAACGATGATGATGGTAGTCCGGAGCTCGACGCCATAGCTGTCGACATGGTCGATCTGCCGCTGAGCATGCCGACGGCGGCGACCTACTTGGTTGAATCCTGCGGCGACCTCTTCCTCGTCGTCATCTTCTTCGACGGCGACAACGTGCACAAGATAGCGGAGCATGCGGTCTACAGGATGGACTTCTCGAAACCGGCGTGGCGCAAGGTGGACAGCATCGGTGATGATAGAGCGTTCCTTACTCTCTTGGTGGAGATAGGATTGGGATCTCCAGTTTCGGGGCGTCGTGCTCCACTGCTTATCACACTGGTGGTGGTGGTCTGCGAGGCAACTGCATATATTTTCTGA